A genomic region of Anopheles coustani chromosome 3, idAnoCousDA_361_x.2, whole genome shotgun sequence contains the following coding sequences:
- the LOC131260377 gene encoding cytosol aminopeptidase-like, with the protein MSFRALQKIVRSSLKSFHYLPIRNIQHNVKIKEQCSNPASRGLVLGVYADESDRLDIGVLTPTAAKYNEAYTSGRLLELLRLAGPMPKRGEVRILYNLEPTYSAVAVCGLGSECLGYDDVEKMDVSKEAIRIAAARGCQELQNLEASRIYVEDFGHAESAAEGAHMGLWVNQELRSVDQRKFVPQLQLYYEPELPCDSNGWRIGLAKAEAQNLARQLQETPSNLMTPTTFAQNVVQILCNSGVNVEVKVRGWAENQGMTSFLTVAKGSCEPPIFLELSYYGAKSNERPIVLIGQGNTFDSGGLCLKPLEALTDMRADMTGAACVVATCRAIAALKLPVNIRALIPLCENMIGCNAMKPGDVITVKNGKSIEIVKTSNEGPLTLVDALLYAEHFGPKYIVDVSTISKSVLESFGKVCSAVFTNSEDLWQRMQNASIHTGDRVWRLPLWDYYTQQICSADHVDVQNIGLGEGANSCKSAALLREFLPCGPWLHIDALNVMKTKGTDFPYIRRGMAGRPTRTLIEFIAQSVVQRPDCGKGSSTKEVQPYR; encoded by the exons atgtCGTTTAGAGCATTGCAGAAAATTGTTCGATCGTCTTTAAAATCTTTTCATTATTTGCCCATCCGAAACATTCAACACaatgtgaaaataaaagaacagtGCTCGAATCCAGCGTCTCGAGGGTTAGTGCTCGGAGTATACGCGGACGAAAGTGATCGACTGGATATCGGGGTACTTACTCCGACGGCAGCTAAGTATAATGAG GCGTATACCAGTGGACGACTGCTTGAGCTTCTTCGACTGGCCGGACCGATGCCGAAACGTGGTGAGGTGAGAATTTTATACAATCTCGAACCAACCTATTCCGCCGTGGCAGTTTGTGGTCTTGGTAGCGAATGTCTCGGTTACGATGATGTAGAAAAGATGGACGTATCGAAGGAAGCAATCCGTATCGCAGCAGCACGCGGTTGTCAGGAGTTGCAGAATTTGGAAGCCAGCCGCATCTACGTGGAAGACTTTGGTCATGCGGAATCCGCCGCGGAAGGAGCCCACATGGGGCTTTGGGTCAATCAGGAGCTACGCAGCGTGGATCAGCGGAAGTTTGTTCCCCAGCTTCAGTTGTACTACGAACCGGAACTACCCTGTGATTCCAATGGATGGCGCATTGGACTGGCGAAGGCCGAAGCCCAGAACCTTGCTCGGCAACTACAAGAGACACCATCGAATCTGATGACACCTACAACATTCGCCCAAAACGTCGTTCAAATTCTCTGCAACTCGGGCGTCAATGTGGAGGTGAAGGTACGCGGTTGGGCTGAGAATCAAGGAATGACATCCTTCCTGACGGTAGCTAAGGGTTCCTGTGAACCTCCGATCTTTCTCGAGCTAAGCTATTACGGTGCAAAAAGTAACGAACGACCGATTGTACTTATCGGCCAGGGTAATACCTTCGACAGCGGCGGCCTTTGCCTAAAACCACTCGAAGCATTAACGGACATGCGAGCAGATATGACGGGAGCAGCATGCGTTGTAGCAACCTGCAGGGCGATTGCCGCCCTCAAGCTGCCCGTAAACATTCGCGCACTAATTCCACTTTGCGAGAACATGATCGGATGTAATGCAATGAAACCGGGCGATGTGATTACGGTCAAGAATGGCAAGAGTATCGAGATTGTGAAAACCAGCAATGAAGGACCTCTGACACTGGTGGATGCATTGCTGTATGCGGAACACTTTGGCCCCAAGTACATCGTGGACGTTTCGACTATCTCGAAATCCGTGCTGGAAAGCTTCGGAAAAGTTTGTAGCGCCGTCTTCACCAACTCCGAGGACCTTTGGCAACGAATGCAAAATGCCAGCATTCACACGGGCGATCGAGTATGGCGGTTGCCATTGTGGGATTATTATACGCAGCAAATTTGTTCTGCAGACCACGTGGATGTGCAGAATATTGGTTTGGGTGAGGGGGCGAACAGCTGCAAGTCTGCTGCGCTTCTTCGCGAGTTTCTCCCTTGTGGGCCGTGGCTCCACATTGACGCGTTGAATGTAATGAAGACCAAGGGAACCGACTTTCCGTACATTCGCCGTGGAATGGCTGGTCGACCAACGCGCACACTGATCGAATTTATTGCTCAAAGCGTTGTCCAACGCCCGGACTGTGGCAAAGGGAGTTCTACCAAAGAGGTTCAACCATACCGATAG
- the LOC131271348 gene encoding phagocyte signaling-impaired protein, producing MQNDDFVYERKLRPIWESIEIGNYKKALQDAEKMLKKKPTMQCARALKAWAFLRLGREEESNAIIATLEKEEPVEAPTLHALTLCYKETHRLDKICTLFSNAVRQVPGSEELLSQLFIAYMRVDDFKAQQSVALQLYKLRPRNSYYFWAVMSIVLQALRGPDADNAQKVQLLLALSQRMVDKFIAENKLEGAQEAQLYLQILQEQHKYGEAYDFLHGALCQKLYPGAPVYGKIDLLKKLNKWGELNRLLKELLLQDQDRWDYYQDYINSTFELIKVGETPDGTDHTVEMCHEFLCDIIEAQAKKCRGPYLARLELNRRMLEQRYDEEQLFGKMSDMLAEYFELFGDKPCCALDMKLFLEYVRPASERRVLAAKLLNGLGLSSATLPASKAQMQRHICTLQLARYSGAHAVVSEELLHAIYTSLSLHYEHGFNAHGQGLLVTDMGPSDPYAILAAQIMYERAWRIQRSEPAIEALCLLAHLLSNSVNNFHAKLLVLQLYHRLGLTLAAQEAYEALDIKHIQLDSLGYLHCAHLANGGFPAFAKTIYERTLNFFENDNEAAAEFPKASYNFGTYSKLVEIIDFRNRLTNSFHFTLVSVEAQLLMVVGFVGTLPQLLSLYRQTRPKPGDDRIRWNKLADNRDLTIFVCWDPTSNDEEGDATKTSHPMANGNEREQPFAPANSKPVGALLEERREALQKVSYEQDYDLLRLRSGLQRIVFSLVELSLVRPSGQEETSGATSEYAVSLKLRDHWVTLMEEIRRKQHVPISGRYLVNLLPSRLHLYLRLPYEAVFTHLADFVLSLWRGYSSEHKQNPNTTSLEALSQQAERCANDVTNLSETLKRAIDTYHESVDLLWHWKATHELVNGCIEMISLMVFVLAVCYDKYVHASATPTVTPASGKRSKKQTTNDAAANSDTATNGASGPTPACVPEKDRLALVTKVLRELKQRINEVDLALASWKAPVVEDTLSAAVERMSLNPKCATNVEAAIVVNTQSEVKELRKLVKDKLKLMSKAI from the exons ATGCAGAACGACGACTTTGTGTACGAGCGCAAACTGCGGCCAATATGGG AATCGATCGAAATTGGCAACTACAAAAAGGCCCTGCAGGATGCCGAGAAAATGCTgaagaaaaaacccaccatGCAGTGCGCACGGGCACTGAAAGCCTGGGCATTTTTGCGGCTCGGACGGGAAGAGGAAAGTAACGCTATCATCGCTACCCTCGAGAAGGAGGAACCAGTGGAGGCGCCAACCCTGCATGCCCTCACGCTGTGCTATAAGGAAACGCACCGGCTGGACAAAATCTGTACGCTATTCAGCAACGCCGTACGGCAGGTGCCGGGAAGCGAGGAACTGCTATCGCAGCTCTTCATCGCCTACATGCGCGTGGACGACTTTAAGGCCCAGCAGTCGGTCGCGTTGCAGCTTTACAAATTGCGGCCGCGCAATTCGTACTACTTCTGGGCCGTCATGAGCATAGTGTTGCAGGCATTGCGTGGCCCCGATGCGGACAACGCGCAGAAAGTGCAACTACTGTTGGCCCTTTCCCAGCGCATGGTTGATAAGTTCATTGCGGAGAACAAGCTGGAGGGGGCACAGGAAGCCCAGCTCTATCTTCAGATCCTGCAGGAGCAGCACAAGTACGGCGAGGCGTACGATTTTCTCCACGGTGCCTTATGTCAGAAGCTGTACCCGGGTGCGCCGGTATACGGTAAGATAGATCTTCTCAAGAAGCTCAACAAATGGGGCGAACTGAATCGGTTGCTGAAGGAACTGCTGCTTCAAGA TCAGGACCGTTGGGATTACTATCAGGATTACATTAACTCGACATTCGAACTGATAAAGGTCGGAGAAACCCCAGACGGAACGGATCACACGGTTGAGATGTGTCACGAATTTTTATGCGAC ATAATCGAAGCCCAAGCGAAAAAGTGTCGTGGACCGTATTTGGCTCGATTGGAACTGAATAGACGCATGTTGGAACAGCGGTACGATGAAGAGCAACTGTTTGGCAAAATGTCCGACATGCTAGCGGAGTATTTTGAATTGTTTGGCGATAAGCCTTGTTGTGCGCTAGACATGAAGCTCTTCCTCGAGTACGTCCGGCCAGCATCGGAGCGGCGTGTGCTTGCTGCGAAGTTATTGAATGGCCTTGGGCTTAGTTCTGCCACTCTACCAGCGAGT AAAGCGCAAATGCAACGACACATCTGTACGCTACAGCTTGCGCGATACAGTGGGGCACATGCGGTCGTGAGCGAGGAACTGCTGCATGCCATCTACACCTCATTGAGTCTACACTATGAGCACGGTTTCAATGCACACGGCCAGGGCCTTCTCGTTACCGATATGGGACCATCGGATCCGTATGCAATCCTAGCAG CTCAAATCATGTATGAACGCGCATGGCGCATTCAACGTTCCGAGCCGGCCATCGAAGCGCTCTGCCTGCTGGCCCACCTGCTGTCGAACAGTGTGAACAATTTCCACGCCAAATTGCTTGTATTGCAGCTGTACCACCGATTAGGGCTGACCCTGGCAGCCCAGGAAGCCTACGAGGCGCTCGACATCAAGCACATTCAGCTCGACTCGCTCGGGTATCTGCACTGCGCACACCTGGCGAACGGCGGATTCCCTGCCTTCGCCAAAACTATCTACGAACGTACGTTAAACTTTTTCGAGAACGACAACGAAGCGGCAGCCGAGTTTCCGAAGGCATCGTACAACTTTGGCACCTATTCGAAGCTGGTGGAAATTATCGACTTCCGgaatcggctcacgaatagctTTCACTTTACGCTCGTCTCGGTGGAAGCGcagctgctgatggtggtcgGTTTCGTCGGTACCTTACCGCAGCTGCTATCGCTGTATAGACAGACGCGCCCCAAGCCTGGCGACGATCGCATTCGGTGGAACAAGCTGGCGGACAATCGTGATCTAACGATATTCGTTTGCTGGGATCCGACGAGCAATGACGAGGAGGGTGACGCAACGAAGACATCCCATCCCATGGCCAATGGTAACGAACGTGAGCAACCGTTTGCTCCGGCCAACTCCAAACCGGTCGGAGCTTTGCTGGAAGAGCGCCGGGAGGCACTGCAGAAGGTCAGCTATGAGCAGGATTACGATCTTCTTCGGTTGCGATCCGGTCTGCAACGGATAGTCTTCTCGCTGGTCGAGCTAAGTCTCGTGCGTCCATCGGGTCAAGAAGAAACCAGCGGTGCTACATCCGAATATGCCGTGTCGCTTAAGTTGCGCGATCATTGGGTCACGCTGATGGAAGAAATTCGACGCAAGCAGCACGTCCCAATCAGTGGGCGGTATCTAGTCAACCTGTTGCCCTCGCGGTTGCATCTGTACCTGCGCCTACCGTACGAGGCCGTGTTCACTCACTTGGCCGACTTTGTGCTTTCCCTGTGGCGAGGTTATAGCAGCGAACACAAGCAGAACCCCAACACTACCAGCCTCGAAGCGCTTTCTCAGCAGGCGGAACGGTGCGCAAACGATGTAACGAACCTGTCCGAAACGTTGAAACGTGCTATCGATACGTACCACGAGTCGGTTGATCTACTCTGGCACTGGAAAGCCACGCACGAGCTCGTCAATGGTTGCATCGAG ATGATCTCACTTATGGTCTTCGTGCTAGCGGTATGCTACGATAAGTATGTGCACGCTTCCGCCACACCAACGGTTACACCAGCGTCGGGGAAACGGTCCAAAAAGCAGACGACAAATGATGCCGCCGCTAACAGCGACACTGCCACCAACGGTGCCTCCGGACCTACACCCGCTTGTGTGCCCGAGAAGGATCGACTTGCACTGGTAACGAAAGTCCTGCGAGAGCTGAAGCAACGAATCAACGAGGTGGACCTGGCGTTAG CCTCCTGGAAGGCGCCCGTCGTCGAGGATACCCTGTCCGCTGCCGTCGAGCGAATGTCGCTAAACCCCAAGTGTGCGACGAACGTGGAGGCGGCGATTGTTGTAAACACCCAGTCCGAGGTGAAGGAACTTCGCAAACTAGTAAAGGATAAGCTGAAGCTGATGAGCAAAGCCATTTAA
- the LOC131261081 gene encoding TBC1 domain family member whacked — protein MIAMATSPTSTSSASATSVSLHRQSSKNADTVSLSSTASTFSHCPDRHGFYGGHQFSEKPKKETLTREQILAREKKWIHMTTHWSEYMNTNYKKVRERCRKGIPDALRQKAWFLLTGENHLMEKFPNWYEQLLEQPGNPQIIDEIRKDQHRQFPHHEMFIDDDKPGQKELFNVLKAYSVYNPTVGYCQAQAPIAAFLLMQLPAEQAFWCFVAICDKYLENYFTPGLEMLQRDAGMLNRLLKKTSPSAYRHLQKHNVDPLLYMTDWFLCAMTRTLPWDTLLRVWDCFLCEGVRIFFKVALVIIGATLGPQKVRSQCNGLCETLAVLRSPPKKFLEEDFIMHHIFRLNITIDDFHREHKKIEMLHRKAKLEQQKNGSTNGTGGAALPGRST, from the exons ATGATCGCCATGGCAACGTCACCAACGTCCACGAGCAGCGCGTCGGCGACGTCCGTGTCGCTGCATCGACAGTCGAGCAAGAACGCCGACACCGTTTCCCTCAGCTCGACGGCCAGCACCTTCTCGCACTGTCCGGACCGGCACGGATTCTACGGTGGGCACCAGTTCTCGGAGAAgccaaaaaaggaaactctGACACGCGAACAGATCCTCGCTCGTGAGAAGAAATGGATCCACATGACGACGCACTGGTCGGAGTATATGAACACGAACTACAAAAAG GTTAGGGAACGTTGTCGCAAAGGTATCCCCGATGCACTTCGACAGAAGGCTTGGTTTCTGCTGACCGGAGAGAACCATCTGATGGAGAAATTTCCCAACTGGTACGAGCAGCTGTTGGAGCAGCCGGGCAATCCACAGATTATCGACGAGATACGCAAGGACCAACATCGACAGTTTCCACATCACGAGATGTTCATCGACGATGATAAGCCGGGCCAGAAGGAGCTGTTCAACGTCTTGAAGGCGTATTCGGTGTACAATCCGACCGTGGGCTATTGTCAGGCGCAAGCTCCGATCGCGGCCTTTCTGCTCATGCAGCTCCCTGCCGAACAGGCGTTCTGGTGTTTCGTCGCAATCTGCGATAA ATACCTGGAAAACTACTTCACACCCGGGCTCGAAATGCTACAGCGGGACGCGGGCATGCTGAACCGGCTACTCAAGAAAACATCTCCCTCAGCGTACCGGCATCTGCAAAAGCACAACGTCGACCCACTGCTGTACATGACCGACTGGTTTCTGTGCGCCATGACGCGTACTCTTCCCTGGGACACTTTATTGCGCGTGTGGGACTGTTTCCTGTGCGAGGGTGTTCGGATATTCTTCAAAGTCGCGCTCGTCATCATCGGAGCGACGCTTGGCCCGCAGAAGGTTCGTTCACAGTGCAACGGCCTGTGCGAGACGCTGGCAGTGCTCCGATCGCCACCGAAAAAGTTCCTCGAGGAGGACTTTATCATGCACCATATCTTCCGATTGAATATCACTATCGACGATTTCCACCGGGAGCACAAAAAGATCGAAATGCTGCACCGGAAGGCAAAGCTAGAGCAGCAGAAAAATGGGTCTACCAACGGGACCGGTGGTGCCGCGTTACCAGGTAGGAGTACGTAG